In Cervus elaphus chromosome 16, mCerEla1.1, whole genome shotgun sequence, a single window of DNA contains:
- the CTSL gene encoding procathepsin L: MNPSLLLTALCLGIASAAPEFDHSLNTQWELWKAVHRRLYDLNEEGWRKEVWKKNMKMIELHNQEYSKGKYSFSMAMNAFGDMTNEEFRQVMNGFQRQKNKKRKVSQETIFASIPLSVDWREKGYVTPVKDQGKCGSCWAFSTTGALEGQMFRKTGKLVSLSEQNLVDCSQPEGNHGCQGGLTDNAFQYVLDVGGLDSEESYPYTGLAGTCHYNPNNSAANVTGFVDLPKQEKALMKAVATLGPISAAIDASNPSFQFYKSGIYYEPKCSSESVDHAVLVVGYGFEGAHSDDNKYWLVKNSWGERWGMNGYIKMAKDRNNHCGIATMISYPTV; this comes from the exons ATGAATCCTTCACTCCTCCTGACAGCCCTTTGCTTGGGAATAGCTTCAGCTGCTCCAGAATTTGACCACAGTTTAAATACACAATGGGAATTGTGGAAGGCAGTACACAGGAGACTGTATGACTTG AATGAAGAAGGATGGAGAAAAGAGGTGTggaagaagaatatgaaaatgattgAGCTGCATAATCAGGAATACAGCAAAGGGAAATATAGCTTCAGCATGGCAATGAATGCCTTTGGTGACATG ACCAATGAAGAATTCAGGCAGGTGATGAATGGCTTTCAAAGGCAGAAGAACAAGAAGAGGAAAGTGTCCCAAGAAACTATCTTTGCTTCGATTCCCCTGTCCGTGGATTGGAGAGAGAAAGGCTATGTAACTCCTGTGAAGGATCAG ggTAAGTGTGGTTCTTGTTGGGCTTTTAGTACCACAGGTGCCCTTGAAGGACAGATGTTCCGAAAAACTGGCAAACTTGTTTCACTGAGTGAGCAGAACCTGGTGGACTGCTCTCAACCTGAAGGCAATCATGGTTGTCAAGGTGGCCTCACAGATAATGCCTTCCAGTATGTTTTGGATGTTGGAGGCCTGGACTCAGAGGAATCCTACCCATACACTGGATTG GCTGGCACCTGCCATTACAATCCCAACAATTCTGCTGCTAATGTAACTGGTTTCGTGGACCTCCCTAAGCAGGAGAAGGCCCTTATGAAGGCAGTGGCAACTTTGGGCCCCATCTCTGCTGCTATAGATGCAAGCAATCCATCTTTCCAGTTCTATAAGTCAG gCATTTATTATGAGCCAAAATGCAGCAGTGAATCCGTGGATCATGCTGTTCTGGTAGTTGGCTATGGCTTTGAAGGAGCACACTCAGATGACAATAAATATTGGCTTGTCAAAAACAG CTGGGGTGAACGTTGGGGCATGAATGGCTACATAAAGATGGCCAAAGACCGGAACAACCACTGTGGAATCGCCACCATGATCAGTTATCCTACTGTCTAA